A genome region from Purpureocillium takamizusanense chromosome 8, complete sequence includes the following:
- a CDS encoding uncharacterized protein (SECRETED:SignalP(1-16~SECRETED:cutsite=ATA-LH~SECRETED:prob=0.6528)), with translation MRFSVALLALAGLATALHLIDNANADGVADLGTLPEDGEELVEKRGIQPPQPGDPPPLRSPDDNGGGPPPPPPPPPKRGIKPPEPGDDGSHSKRGDPPSQYADDTDPDTIPDQAAIDKLFKSRIYGAELVAGGSLIARNHRPGAK, from the coding sequence ATGAGGTTTTccgtcgcgctgctcgcgctggctggcctcgcCACGGCCTTGCACCTCATCGACAACGCCAACGCGGACGGCGTTGCGGACCTGGGAACGCTgcccgaggacggcgaggagctggttGAGAAGCGTGGcatccagccgccgcagcccggcgacccgccgcctctgcgctcgcccgacgacaacggaggggggccgccgccgccgccgccgccgccgccgaaacGCGGCATCaagccgccggagccgggcgacgacgggtcgCATTCGAAACGCGGCGACCCGCCATCGCAGtacgccgacgacaccgaccCGGACACGATCCCCGACcaggccgccatcgacaagctGTTCAAGTCGCGCATCTACGGCGCCGAGTtggtcgcgggcggctccCTCATTGCGCGGAACCACCGGCCGGGCGCTAAATAG